A portion of the Streptomyces erythrochromogenes genome contains these proteins:
- a CDS encoding nuclear transport factor 2 family protein: protein MSRTDIEAVEEVNTAFYEAMERGDFDALSALWLEDEISCVHPGWPVLSGRGEVLRSYALIMSHTEYIQFFLTDTKVAVIGDTALVTCTENILSGGPAEDGGQLGPLVGQLVVATNVFRRTSEGWRLWSHHGSPVLTESDEDDEDPSS, encoded by the coding sequence GTGAGCAGAACCGACATCGAAGCGGTCGAAGAGGTCAACACGGCCTTCTACGAGGCAATGGAACGGGGGGACTTCGACGCTCTGTCGGCGCTCTGGCTGGAGGACGAGATCTCCTGCGTGCACCCCGGCTGGCCGGTGCTCTCGGGCCGCGGCGAGGTGCTGCGCTCGTACGCGCTGATCATGTCCCACACCGAGTACATCCAGTTCTTCCTCACCGACACCAAGGTGGCCGTCATAGGCGACACGGCCCTGGTGACGTGCACGGAGAACATCCTCAGCGGCGGCCCCGCCGAGGACGGCGGACAGCTCGGCCCGCTCGTCGGCCAGCTGGTCGTCGCCACGAATGTGTTCCGACGCACATCCGAGGGCTGGCGCCTCTGGTCCCACCACGGTTCTCCCGTCCTCACGGAGTCCGACGAGGACGACGAGGACCCCTCCTCCTGA
- the folB gene encoding dihydroneopterin aldolase, translated as MDRVALRGLKARGHHGVFPREREEGQTFIVDLVLHLDTRPAAAGDDLAKTVHYGVVAEEVVDVVQGEPVDLIETLAERIAQQCLKHEAVAQVEVVVHKPDAPITVPFDDVTITITRSRA; from the coding sequence GTGGATCGTGTCGCGCTGCGCGGCCTCAAGGCTCGCGGGCACCACGGCGTCTTCCCCCGGGAACGCGAGGAAGGCCAGACCTTCATCGTCGACCTCGTGCTGCACCTCGACACCCGTCCCGCAGCGGCGGGTGACGACCTGGCGAAGACCGTGCATTACGGGGTAGTAGCCGAAGAGGTCGTCGACGTCGTCCAGGGTGAGCCCGTCGACCTGATCGAAACCCTGGCCGAGCGAATCGCCCAGCAGTGCCTCAAGCACGAAGCGGTGGCACAGGTGGAGGTCGTCGTCCACAAGCCGGACGCGCCCATCACCGTCCCCTTCGACGACGTGACCATCACGATCACCCGGAGCCGCGCATGA
- the folK gene encoding 2-amino-4-hydroxy-6-hydroxymethyldihydropteridine diphosphokinase yields MNNGLNAQSDPTVQPVPASVVEAVDAADVTLSNPKWAVIALGANLGNRLETLQGAIDALGDTPGMRVKAVSPVYETEPWGVEPGSQPSYLNAVVAVKTTLPPSSLLERAHAVEEAFDRVREERWGPRTIDVDIVAYADRVSDDPVLTLPHPRAHQRAFVLAPWHDIDPEAQLPGRGPVSTLLAGIGLSGVTPRPDLELHLPE; encoded by the coding sequence ATGAACAACGGACTGAACGCCCAGAGCGACCCCACGGTCCAGCCGGTACCCGCCTCCGTCGTGGAGGCGGTCGACGCCGCGGACGTCACCCTGTCCAACCCGAAATGGGCCGTCATCGCGCTCGGCGCGAACCTGGGCAACCGCCTGGAGACCCTGCAGGGCGCCATCGACGCCCTCGGCGACACCCCGGGCATGCGTGTCAAGGCCGTCTCCCCCGTCTACGAGACCGAGCCGTGGGGCGTCGAGCCCGGCTCGCAGCCCTCGTACCTCAACGCGGTCGTCGCCGTGAAGACCACCCTCCCGCCGTCCTCGCTCCTGGAGCGCGCGCACGCCGTCGAGGAGGCCTTCGACCGCGTCCGCGAGGAGCGCTGGGGCCCGCGCACGATCGACGTCGACATCGTCGCGTACGCCGACCGCGTCTCCGACGACCCGGTCCTCACCCTGCCGCACCCCCGCGCCCACCAGCGCGCCTTCGTGCTGGCCCCCTGGCACGACATCGACCCGGAGGCCCAGCTCCCGGGCCGCGGCCCGGTCTCCACCCTCCTGGCCGGAATCGGCCTGAGCGGCGTCACGCCGCGCCCCGACCTGGAACTCCACCTCCCCGAGTAG
- a CDS encoding DUF3180 domain-containing protein, whose amino-acid sequence MKQLRPGVLAGIFVVAGVLSWAGARLWNAYGTLPGVPLAAPIVLGAIAVVLLATALSLKARLKAQRERRPGAKGVEPLMAARAVVFGQASALVAALVAGMYGGVGVFLLTDALDVPARRDQAWYAGFSVLAGIAVIAAALFLERVLKLPEDEDPTAETPARA is encoded by the coding sequence GTGAAGCAACTGAGGCCGGGGGTCCTGGCGGGCATCTTCGTGGTCGCCGGGGTCCTGTCCTGGGCCGGCGCCCGGCTGTGGAACGCGTACGGCACCCTGCCGGGCGTTCCGCTGGCCGCGCCGATCGTCCTGGGGGCCATCGCCGTGGTGCTGCTGGCCACCGCGCTGTCCCTGAAGGCCCGGCTCAAGGCCCAGCGGGAGCGGCGCCCGGGCGCGAAGGGCGTGGAGCCGCTGATGGCGGCCCGCGCGGTGGTCTTCGGGCAGGCCAGTGCCCTGGTGGCCGCGCTGGTGGCGGGCATGTACGGCGGTGTGGGGGTCTTCCTGCTGACGGACGCCCTCGACGTCCCCGCCCGCCGCGACCAGGCCTGGTACGCCGGCTTCTCGGTCCTCGCGGGCATCGCGGTCATCGCCGCCGCGCTCTTCCTGGAGCGCGTCCTCAAACTCCCCGAGGACGAGGACCCCACCGCGGAAACCCCCGCCCGGGCCTAG
- the folE gene encoding GTP cyclohydrolase I FolE, producing the protein MTDPVTLTGDEGRIGEFDEKRAEAAVRELLIAVGEDPDREGLLETPARVARAYREILAGMWQKPEDVLTTVFDLGHDEMVLVKDIEIVSLCEHHLLPFHGVAHVGYIPAENGKITGLSKLARLVEVYARRPQVQERLTTQIADSLMEILDARGAIVVVEAEHMCMSVRGIRKPGAKTTTSAVRGQLRATATRAEAMSLIMAR; encoded by the coding sequence ATGACCGACCCAGTGACCCTGACCGGTGACGAGGGCAGGATCGGCGAGTTCGACGAGAAGCGCGCGGAGGCGGCCGTCCGCGAACTCCTGATCGCGGTCGGCGAGGACCCGGACCGCGAGGGACTCCTGGAGACCCCGGCCCGCGTGGCGCGCGCCTACCGGGAGATCCTGGCCGGCATGTGGCAGAAGCCGGAGGATGTTCTGACGACGGTGTTCGACCTTGGACATGACGAGATGGTCCTGGTGAAGGACATCGAGATCGTTTCCTTGTGTGAGCATCACTTGCTGCCGTTCCACGGTGTCGCGCACGTCGGCTACATCCCGGCGGAGAATGGCAAGATCACGGGCCTGTCGAAGCTTGCCCGGCTCGTGGAGGTCTACGCCCGCCGACCGCAGGTGCAGGAGCGCCTCACGACCCAGATAGCGGACTCCCTGATGGAGATCCTCGACGCGCGCGGCGCCATCGTCGTGGTCGAGGCCGAGCACATGTGCATGTCGGTCCGTGGCATCCGCAAGCCGGGCGCCAAGACGACCACGTCCGCAGTTCGCGGCCAGCTCCGGGCCACGGCCACCCGGGCCGAGGCGATGAGCCTCATCATGGCGCGCTAG
- the ftsH gene encoding ATP-dependent zinc metalloprotease FtsH, whose translation MDVKRYFRGPVMWIVLAVLAVVVLMNVVGSGGGYKSVDTSEVIKAINTGQVETAKLTTGDSQMIKIELSEGQKLGKHDGTKFQANYIGDQGVQLAQSLQTKYDAGQIPDGYSVTPDKTSPFLSVLLSLLPFVLIVVVFLFLMNQMQGGGSRVMNFGKSKAKLITKDTPKTTFADVAGSDEAVEELHEIKEFLQEPAKFQAVGAKIPKGVLLYGPPGTGKTLLARAVAGEAGVPFYSISGSDFVEMFVGVGASRVRDLFEQAKANAPAIVFVDEIDAVGRHRGAGLGGGHDEREQTLNQLLVEMDGFDVKGGVILIAATNRPDILDPALLRPGRFDRQIAVDRPDMQGRLEILKVHQKGKPVAPDVDLGAVARRTPGFTGADLSNVLNEAALLTARSDKKLIDNHSLDEAIDRVVAGPQKRTRIMSDREKKITAYHEGGHALVAAASPNSDPVHKITILSRGRALGYTMVLPDEDKYSTTRNEMLDQLAYMLGGRAAEELVFHDPTTGAANDIEKATATARAMVTQYGMTERLGAIKFGGDNTEPFLGREMSHPRDYSEEVAALVDEEVKKLIETAHNEAWEILVENRDVLDNLVLALLEKETLGKEEIAEIFSTIVKRPARPAWTGSSRRTPSTRPPVLSPKELQLTNAANGTSAVAPVSTEKGIEVAPEDRPE comes from the coding sequence ATGGACGTGAAGCGATACTTCCGTGGGCCGGTCATGTGGATCGTGCTGGCCGTCCTCGCCGTGGTCGTGTTGATGAATGTCGTCGGCTCCGGCGGCGGCTACAAGTCGGTGGACACCAGCGAGGTCATCAAGGCGATCAACACTGGCCAGGTGGAGACAGCCAAGCTGACCACCGGCGACAGCCAGATGATCAAGATCGAGCTGAGCGAAGGCCAGAAGCTCGGCAAGCACGACGGCACCAAGTTCCAGGCCAACTACATCGGGGATCAGGGCGTCCAGCTCGCCCAGAGCCTCCAGACCAAGTACGACGCCGGTCAGATTCCGGACGGGTACTCCGTCACGCCGGACAAGACCAGCCCGTTCCTGAGCGTGCTGCTCTCGCTCCTGCCCTTCGTCCTCATCGTCGTTGTCTTCCTGTTCCTGATGAACCAGATGCAGGGCGGCGGCTCCCGAGTCATGAACTTCGGGAAGTCCAAGGCCAAGCTCATCACCAAGGACACCCCGAAGACGACGTTCGCCGATGTCGCGGGCTCGGACGAGGCCGTCGAGGAACTCCACGAGATCAAGGAGTTCCTCCAGGAGCCGGCGAAGTTCCAGGCCGTCGGCGCCAAGATCCCCAAGGGCGTGCTCCTCTACGGCCCGCCCGGCACCGGCAAGACCCTGCTGGCGCGTGCCGTCGCGGGCGAGGCCGGTGTGCCCTTCTACTCGATCTCCGGTTCCGACTTCGTCGAGATGTTCGTCGGCGTCGGCGCCTCGCGTGTCCGTGACCTGTTCGAGCAGGCCAAGGCCAACGCCCCGGCGATCGTCTTCGTCGACGAGATCGACGCCGTCGGCCGGCACCGCGGTGCGGGCCTCGGCGGCGGCCACGACGAGCGCGAGCAGACCCTCAACCAGCTGCTCGTCGAGATGGACGGCTTCGACGTGAAGGGCGGCGTCATCCTGATCGCCGCCACGAACCGGCCCGACATCCTCGACCCGGCGCTGCTGCGCCCGGGCCGCTTCGACCGGCAGATCGCGGTCGACCGTCCCGACATGCAGGGCCGTCTGGAGATCCTCAAGGTCCACCAGAAGGGCAAGCCGGTCGCCCCGGACGTCGACCTGGGTGCAGTCGCCCGTCGCACGCCCGGCTTCACCGGTGCCGATCTCTCCAACGTCCTGAACGAGGCCGCGCTGCTCACGGCCCGCTCGGACAAGAAGCTGATCGACAACCACTCGCTGGACGAGGCCATCGACCGTGTCGTGGCGGGCCCGCAGAAGCGGACCCGGATCATGTCGGACCGCGAGAAGAAGATCACCGCGTACCACGAGGGCGGACACGCCCTGGTCGCGGCGGCCTCACCCAACTCCGACCCGGTCCACAAGATCACGATCCTGTCCCGCGGCCGGGCCCTGGGTTACACCATGGTCCTGCCCGACGAGGACAAGTACTCGACCACGCGCAACGAGATGCTCGACCAGCTGGCGTACATGCTGGGCGGGCGCGCGGCCGAGGAGCTGGTCTTCCACGACCCGACCACGGGCGCGGCGAACGACATCGAGAAGGCCACCGCCACGGCGCGGGCCATGGTCACGCAGTACGGCATGACCGAGCGTCTCGGTGCGATCAAGTTCGGCGGCGACAACACCGAGCCGTTCCTGGGCCGCGAGATGTCGCACCCGCGGGACTACTCGGAAGAGGTCGCGGCGCTGGTCGACGAAGAGGTCAAGAAGCTCATCGAGACCGCGCACAACGAGGCCTGGGAGATCCTCGTCGAGAACCGCGACGTCCTCGACAACCTGGTCCTCGCGCTGCTGGAGAAGGAGACGCTGGGCAAGGAGGAGATCGCCGAGATCTTCTCGACCATCGTCAAGCGTCCGGCCCGCCCCGCGTGGACCGGATCCTCCCGCCGCACCCCCTCCACCCGCCCGCCGGTGCTCTCCCCCAAGGAGCTGCAGCTGACGAACGCCGCGAACGGCACGTCCGCCGTCGCGCCGGTCTCCACGGAGAAGGGCATCGAGGTGGCCCCGGAGGACCGCCCCGAGTAA
- the hpt gene encoding hypoxanthine phosphoribosyltransferase — translation MRVDEKDMGSDLQSVLITKEEIDAKLAELAAKIDAEYAGKDLLIVGVLKGAVMVMADLARALSTPLTMDWMAVSSYGAGTQSSGVVRILKDLDTDIKDKHVLIVEDIIDSGLTLSWLLSNLGSRQPASLEVVTLLRKPEAAKVAIDVKWVGFDIPNEFVVGYGLDYAEKYRNLPFVGTLAPHVYGG, via the coding sequence ATGCGGGTGGACGAGAAGGACATGGGCAGCGACCTCCAGTCGGTGCTCATCACCAAGGAAGAGATCGACGCGAAGCTGGCCGAGCTGGCCGCGAAGATCGACGCGGAGTACGCGGGCAAGGACCTGCTCATCGTCGGCGTGCTCAAGGGCGCCGTCATGGTGATGGCGGACCTGGCGCGCGCCTTGTCCACCCCGCTCACCATGGACTGGATGGCGGTGTCCTCGTACGGCGCCGGAACCCAGTCCTCCGGTGTGGTGCGGATCCTCAAGGACCTGGACACCGACATCAAGGACAAGCACGTCCTGATCGTCGAGGACATCATCGACTCCGGTCTGACGCTGTCCTGGCTGCTGTCGAACCTGGGCTCCCGCCAGCCGGCCTCCCTCGAGGTCGTCACGCTGCTGCGCAAGCCCGAGGCCGCGAAGGTCGCGATCGACGTGAAGTGGGTCGGCTTCGACATCCCCAACGAGTTCGTCGTGGGCTACGGCCTCGACTACGCGGAGAAGTACCGCAATCTGCCGTTCGTCGGCACCCTCGCCCCGCACGTCTACGGCGGCTGA
- the tilS gene encoding tRNA lysidine(34) synthetase TilS has product MGPHPAVAAIRLAVRRVLHDVLTELTDLPRTPSGGIPRADRRTGAGTPPLVLVACSGGADSMALASALAFEAPKLGIRAGGITVDHGLQDGSDQRAAEVVTRMTALGLDPVESVAVRVGRDGGPEAAARDARYGALDEAADRLGAAAVLLGHTRDDQAETVLLGLARGSGIRSLSGMPEVSGGPGGPGRTHRYRRPFLQVDRQTARKACMVQSLAVWDDPHNMDPAYTRSRLRHEGLPALEKALGKGVVEALARTAQLSRDDADALDAWAAEADRGVRDEDGRLECAKLYALPPAVRRRVLRRAVVAAGSPAGSLFARHIEEVDRLITGWRGQGAINLPGRVEAQRQGGRLVIRQG; this is encoded by the coding sequence ATGGGTCCCCATCCTGCGGTCGCGGCGATACGCCTGGCGGTCCGCCGCGTACTCCACGACGTCCTCACCGAGCTCACCGACCTCCCCCGGACCCCGTCCGGAGGTATCCCCCGTGCCGACCGTCGCACCGGCGCGGGCACCCCGCCACTCGTGCTCGTCGCCTGCTCCGGCGGCGCCGACTCCATGGCCCTCGCCTCGGCCCTCGCCTTCGAGGCCCCCAAACTCGGCATCCGGGCCGGCGGCATCACCGTCGACCACGGACTGCAGGACGGCTCCGACCAGCGCGCCGCCGAGGTCGTCACCCGCATGACCGCCCTCGGCCTCGACCCGGTGGAGTCCGTCGCCGTGCGTGTCGGCCGTGACGGCGGCCCCGAAGCCGCTGCCCGCGACGCCCGCTACGGCGCCCTGGACGAGGCCGCCGACCGCCTCGGCGCCGCCGCCGTGCTGCTCGGCCACACCCGGGACGATCAAGCGGAAACCGTCCTGCTGGGACTCGCCCGCGGCTCCGGCATCCGCTCGCTGTCCGGCATGCCCGAGGTCTCGGGCGGGCCCGGCGGCCCCGGCCGCACCCACCGCTACCGCCGCCCCTTCCTCCAGGTCGACCGGCAGACCGCCCGCAAGGCGTGCATGGTCCAGTCCCTGGCCGTCTGGGACGACCCGCACAACATGGACCCCGCCTACACCCGCTCCCGCCTGCGCCACGAGGGACTGCCCGCCCTGGAGAAGGCGCTCGGCAAGGGCGTCGTGGAGGCCCTCGCCCGCACCGCCCAGCTCTCCCGCGACGACGCCGACGCCCTGGACGCCTGGGCCGCCGAGGCCGACCGCGGCGTACGCGACGAGGACGGCCGCCTGGAGTGCGCCAAGCTGTACGCCCTCCCCCCGGCCGTCCGCCGCCGCGTGCTGCGCCGGGCCGTCGTCGCCGCCGGCTCCCCCGCGGGCTCCCTCTTCGCCCGCCACATCGAGGAAGTCGACCGCCTCATCACCGGATGGCGCGGTCAGGGCGCCATCAACCTGCCCGGCAGGGTGGAGGCCCAGCGGCAGGGTGGCAGACTTGTCATCCGGCAGGGCTGA
- a CDS encoding zinc-dependent metalloprotease: MTSISGAEMVDWNLAVATATRLVRPGPEVTRDEARAVVAELRGHARTSERHVREFTRMIPEGASVPDTPVLVVDRAGWVKANVAGFRELLMPLLGKMQDRRASAPGGAVLGAVGGKVTGVELGMLLSFLASRVLGQYETFAPVSRDLPAGAAGGRLLLVAPNIVHVERELEVAPHDFRLWVCLHEETHRTQFTAVPWLRAHLEGEIQTFLGATEVDPMTVLERIREAAQSFAGARPDAEHGDEGRSLVELVQTPEQREILARLTAVMSLLEGHADFVMDGVGPQVVPSVAEIREKFQQRRASGAGRLDAALRKLLGLDAKLRQYRDGERFVRAVVGQVGMDGFNRVWTSPNTLPTKAEIDRPADWVARVHGKGSEGGGENREG; encoded by the coding sequence ATGACGAGCATCAGTGGTGCGGAGATGGTCGACTGGAACCTCGCGGTGGCGACCGCGACCCGGCTGGTACGGCCCGGCCCGGAGGTCACCCGGGACGAGGCGCGGGCCGTCGTCGCCGAGCTGCGCGGGCACGCCAGGACCTCGGAACGGCACGTGCGCGAGTTCACCCGGATGATCCCCGAAGGAGCCTCCGTCCCCGACACCCCCGTCCTGGTCGTCGACCGGGCCGGCTGGGTCAAGGCCAACGTCGCCGGATTCAGGGAGCTGCTCATGCCGCTCCTCGGCAAGATGCAGGACCGCCGCGCGAGCGCCCCCGGCGGAGCCGTCCTCGGCGCGGTCGGCGGCAAGGTCACCGGCGTCGAGCTGGGCATGCTGCTGAGCTTCCTGGCCTCCAGGGTCCTGGGGCAGTACGAGACCTTCGCGCCCGTCTCCCGCGACCTGCCGGCCGGCGCGGCGGGCGGCCGGCTGCTGCTCGTCGCCCCGAACATCGTGCACGTCGAGCGCGAGCTGGAGGTGGCCCCGCACGACTTCCGACTGTGGGTCTGCCTGCACGAGGAGACGCACCGTACCCAGTTCACGGCCGTCCCGTGGCTGCGCGCCCACCTCGAAGGCGAAATCCAGACGTTTCTCGGCGCCACCGAAGTCGACCCGATGACGGTGCTCGAACGCATCCGGGAAGCCGCCCAGTCCTTCGCCGGCGCCCGCCCGGACGCCGAGCACGGGGACGAGGGCCGCTCCCTCGTCGAGCTCGTGCAGACCCCCGAGCAGCGCGAGATCCTCGCCCGCCTCACCGCCGTCATGTCCCTCCTGGAGGGCCACGCCGACTTCGTCATGGACGGGGTCGGTCCCCAGGTGGTGCCCTCGGTCGCCGAGATCCGCGAGAAGTTCCAGCAGCGCCGCGCCAGCGGGGCCGGCCGGCTCGACGCCGCCCTGCGCAAGCTGCTCGGCCTCGACGCCAAGCTGCGCCAGTACCGCGACGGCGAGCGCTTCGTGCGGGCCGTCGTCGGCCAGGTCGGCATGGACGGCTTCAACCGGGTCTGGACCTCACCGAACACACTGCCCACCAAGGCGGAGATCGACCGGCCCGCGGACTGGGTGGCCCGGGTCCACGGCAAGGGGAGCGAGGGGGGCGGAGAGAACCGGGAGGGGTGA
- the dacB gene encoding D-alanyl-D-alanine carboxypeptidase/D-alanyl-D-alanine endopeptidase produces MPLVKTWQLTAGAAVAGLALSVAAVTAAGPWDSGQRKAERDRAASWGRTGGADHGGTAGAGPLPQAAPSAPGVLGAVGPGVPRGQAAAATPSDALAARLKPLLADPALGTVRTASVVDTATGQVLYESGARDAMTPASTVKIATAAAVLAALGPEHRIRTTVVPGATPGQVVLVGGGDPSLTAKKKSPAGSGGSLVALAADTAQALKAAGTDTVTLGYDDSLYTGPVRHPIGVNPNIAPVTALAADEGRPDDSTSGPVDRTDDPARAAARAFRTLLAERGIKVTGEPARAKAAAGAQPLAVTQSTPVAGLVERMLTNSDNDIAEALARQTALASGQPASFEGAEKAVAARLAGLGIDMTGSRFADGSGLNRADKVSAGLLTGLLAKAADPRHPQLRPVLTGLPVAGFTGTLRARNAGTSPAAGLVRAKTGTLTGVNSLSGTVVDSTGRLLAFAFLTANSPGPEGAEKGLDKLAAAVAGAP; encoded by the coding sequence GTGCCATTGGTCAAGACGTGGCAGCTCACCGCGGGTGCGGCCGTCGCCGGCCTCGCCCTGTCGGTGGCAGCGGTGACCGCCGCCGGTCCATGGGACTCCGGCCAGCGTAAGGCCGAGCGGGACAGGGCCGCCTCCTGGGGCCGTACGGGTGGCGCAGATCACGGCGGCACGGCCGGTGCCGGACCCCTCCCGCAGGCCGCGCCCAGCGCCCCCGGAGTGCTCGGCGCCGTCGGCCCCGGCGTCCCGCGGGGGCAGGCCGCAGCGGCCACGCCGTCCGACGCGCTGGCCGCCAGGCTGAAGCCGCTGCTGGCCGACCCGGCGCTCGGCACCGTCCGTACCGCCTCCGTCGTGGACACCGCCACCGGGCAGGTGCTCTACGAGTCCGGGGCCCGGGACGCCATGACCCCCGCCTCCACCGTCAAGATCGCCACCGCGGCGGCCGTACTGGCCGCCCTCGGGCCCGAGCACCGGATCAGGACCACCGTCGTGCCCGGCGCCACCCCCGGCCAGGTCGTCCTCGTCGGCGGCGGCGACCCCTCCCTCACCGCGAAGAAGAAGAGCCCCGCCGGATCCGGCGGCAGCCTCGTCGCCCTCGCCGCCGACACCGCCCAGGCCCTCAAGGCCGCCGGCACCGACACCGTGACCCTCGGGTACGACGACAGCCTCTACACCGGCCCCGTCCGGCACCCGATCGGCGTCAACCCCAACATCGCCCCCGTGACCGCCCTGGCGGCCGACGAGGGCCGCCCCGACGACTCCACCTCCGGGCCCGTGGACCGCACCGACGATCCGGCCAGGGCCGCCGCCCGCGCCTTCCGCACCCTGCTGGCCGAACGCGGCATCAAGGTCACCGGGGAACCCGCCCGGGCCAAGGCCGCCGCCGGCGCCCAGCCGCTGGCCGTCACCCAGTCCACCCCGGTGGCCGGGCTCGTCGAGCGGATGCTGACCAACAGCGACAACGACATCGCCGAGGCCCTCGCCCGGCAGACCGCCCTCGCCTCCGGACAGCCCGCCAGCTTCGAAGGGGCCGAGAAGGCCGTGGCCGCCCGGCTCGCCGGCCTCGGCATCGACATGACCGGCTCCCGCTTCGCCGACGGCAGCGGCCTGAACCGCGCCGACAAGGTCAGCGCCGGCCTGCTGACCGGCCTGCTCGCCAAGGCGGCCGACCCCCGGCACCCGCAGCTGCGGCCCGTCCTGACCGGGCTGCCCGTCGCCGGATTCACCGGGACCCTGCGCGCCCGCAACGCGGGCACCTCCCCGGCCGCCGGCCTGGTCCGCGCCAAGACCGGCACCCTCACCGGAGTGAACTCCCTGTCCGGCACCGTCGTCGACTCCACCGGCAGGCTCCTCGCCTTCGCCTTCCTGACGGCGAACAGCCCCGGCCCCGAAGGCGCCGAGAAGGGCCTCGACAAGCTGGCCGCTGCCGTCGCGGGCGCTCCGTAG
- a CDS encoding inorganic diphosphatase, whose product MEFDVTIEIPKGSRNKYEVDHETGRIRLDRRLFTSTSYPADYGFVENTLGEDGDPLDALVILDEPTFPGCLIKCRAIGMFRMTDEAGGDDKLLCVPASDPRVEHLRDIHHVSEFDRLEIQHFFEVYKDLEPGKSVEGANWVGRTEAEAEIEASYKRLEAQGGHH is encoded by the coding sequence GTGGAGTTCGACGTCACCATCGAGATCCCCAAGGGTTCGCGGAACAAGTACGAGGTGGACCACGAGACCGGCCGGATCCGTCTGGACCGTCGCCTCTTCACCTCTACCAGCTACCCGGCCGACTACGGCTTCGTCGAGAACACCCTCGGCGAGGACGGCGACCCGCTGGACGCGCTGGTCATCCTTGACGAGCCGACCTTCCCGGGCTGCCTGATCAAGTGCCGCGCCATCGGCATGTTCCGCATGACGGACGAGGCGGGCGGCGACGACAAGCTGCTGTGCGTGCCGGCCTCCGACCCGCGTGTCGAGCACCTGCGCGACATCCACCACGTGTCCGAGTTCGACCGCCTGGAGATCCAGCACTTCTTCGAGGTCTACAAGGACCTGGAGCCGGGCAAGTCGGTCGAGGGCGCGAACTGGGTCGGCCGCACCGAGGCCGAGGCCGAGATCGAGGCCTCGTACAAGCGCCTGGAGGCGCAGGGCGGCCACCACTGA